In a single window of the Sebaldella sp. S0638 genome:
- a CDS encoding PTS sugar transporter subunit IIA, with translation MTLLEYLVKNDSVKVKQKAETWEDAIKITFKPLLEKGIIKEEYIDSVIERTHELGPYYILAPGLAMPHERPEKGVLKDGFSFVTLEKPVVFPDGQEVDILLGFSATSSEVHSNESIPQIVMLFDDEAIFEKIRSAESADEIIELLK, from the coding sequence ATGACACTACTGGAATATCTGGTCAAAAATGATTCTGTCAAAGTGAAGCAGAAAGCAGAAACATGGGAAGACGCCATAAAAATCACTTTCAAACCATTGCTTGAAAAGGGAATTATCAAAGAAGAATATATAGATTCAGTAATAGAAAGAACACATGAACTCGGTCCGTATTATATACTGGCTCCGGGATTAGCCATGCCCCATGAAAGACCGGAAAAGGGTGTGCTGAAAGACGGTTTCAGCTTCGTTACACTTGAAAAACCCGTTGTCTTTCCTGATGGTCAGGAAGTGGATATTCTTTTGGGATTTTCAGCTACAAGTTCTGAGGTACATTCCAACGAATCTATACCCCAGATAGTAATGCTTTTTGATGATGAGGCAATATTTGAAAAAATCAGAAGTGCAGAAAGTGCTGATGAAATCATAGAACTTTTGAAATAA
- a CDS encoding PTS sugar transporter subunit IIA produces MYNLKNMAEDKLIRLNVSSENPEEIIKIGGELLLKNNIVTDSYVQAMIEAYRELGSYIVIAPNIAMPHTSGENGALKTGVSLLTLSKPVNFGNEYNDPVFLVFCIANAGEHEELLPILESIVKIGSDDALREQFRIAGSIDDIEKIINNFNL; encoded by the coding sequence ATGTATAATCTAAAAAATATGGCTGAGGATAAGCTGATAAGGCTGAATGTTTCAAGTGAAAATCCCGAGGAAATTATTAAAATAGGCGGTGAACTGCTTCTCAAAAATAATATAGTCACTGATTCTTATGTACAGGCTATGATTGAAGCATATAGAGAGTTAGGGTCTTATATTGTTATAGCACCTAATATTGCCATGCCCCATACATCAGGAGAAAACGGTGCATTAAAAACAGGAGTCAGTCTTCTGACTCTTTCTAAGCCTGTTAATTTTGGAAACGAATATAACGATCCGGTTTTTCTGGTGTTTTGTATAGCAAATGCCGGAGAACATGAAGAACTTCTGCCAATACTGGAAAGTATCGTAAAGATAGGTTCTGATGACGCACTAAGAGAGCAGTTCAGAATTGCCGGCTCTATAGATGATATTGAAAAAATAATAAATAATTTTAATTTGTAA